One window of Ziziphus jujuba cultivar Dongzao chromosome 5, ASM3175591v1 genomic DNA carries:
- the LOC107408849 gene encoding uncharacterized protein LOC107408849 isoform X2: MDFSENRNESSSNPYGLLLHSLSLIPISHYVIGFLVVFFVFLYNFLEFHFFENLRTGLRGFPVVFTYNSSSDIYNAVVSKCRVLNGRYLPTPWISSPHFQTCFLNFFGRPPVFSYRRELFHASDGGTIALDWLSSSDVSGAFHMNNVISKDDTTPIMVVIPGLTSDSASAYIKHLAFNTAKSGWNVVVTNHRGLGGVSITSDCFYNAGWTEDTRVIINHLHDEYPKAPLFLVGTSIGANILIGDRFICRRLVQKLYDRALTIGLQGYAQLHEPRYTRLANWEGIKKSRSIRDFDHHATCLVGKFETVDTYYRHCSSTNYVGNVSVPLLCISALDDPVCTREAIPWDECRANKNIVLATVKHGGHLAFFEGITAAGLWWVRAVDEFCRVMHSSQYMHVKKKNPIAQSKLSSIDQGPFVNVAADGMVAAMGHEQMRDDKVEELSESQKNHHGKAEILPDVEQHEQLTQPKPDSMADTAQTSSQATSNQDAKTLDVLAPVKRCLDLLSQQNRCSVWLLAYIAIVTSWPLLGSAFNIVFRKKLRNVSPSALLRR; the protein is encoded by the exons ATGGATTTCTCTGAAAATCGAAATGAATCTTCTTCGAATCCATACGGCCTTCTTCTCCATTCGCTATCTCTCATTCCCATTTCGCATTACGTAATCGGCTTTCTCGTTGTTTTCTTCGTTTTTCTCTACAATTTCTTGGAATTCCATTTCTTCGAGAACCTTCGCACCGGTTTGAGAGGTTTCCCCGTCGTTTTCACCTACAATTCCTCCTCCGACATTTACAACGCCGTCGTTTCCAAGTGCCGGGTTCTTAATGGCAG GTATTTGCCGACGCCGTGGATCTCAAGCCCTCATTTCCAAACTTGTTTTCTCAATTTCTTTGGAAGACCTCCTGTTTTTAGCTATAGAAG AGAACTCTTCCACGCTTCTGATGGTGGCACTATTGCCTTGGATTGGCTAAGTAGTTCTGATG TTTCTGGTGCTTTTCACATGAACAATGTTATTTCCAAGGATGACACAACACCTATTATGGTGGTGATCCCTGGTTTAACCAGTGATTCTGCATCAGCT TATATAAAGCACCTTGCCTTTAATACAGCAAAAAGTGGGTGGAATGTGGTTGTCACCAACCACAGAGGACTTGGTGGTGTTTCAATTACT TCTGATTGCTTTTATAATGCTGGATGGACAGAGGATACAAGGGTAATTATAAATCACCTCCATGATGAATACCCCAAGGCTCCTTTATTTCTTGTTGGAACTAGTATTGGTGCCAATATTTTG ATTGGTGATAGATTTATATGCCGTAGACTGGTGCAAAAGTTATATGACAGAGCTCTTACAATAGGTCTTCAAGGCTATGCTCAATT ACATGAGCCTCGATATACTCGCCTTGCTAATTGGGAAGGCATAAAAAAG TCACGTTCTATTCGAGATTTTGACCACCATGCTACCTGCcttgttggaaaatttgag ACCGTCGACACATACTACAGGCACTGTAGCAGTACTAATTATGTGGGAAATGTGTCGGTCCCACTTCTCTGCATCAGTGCTTTGGATGATCCAGTGTGTACTAGGGAAGCCATTCCATGGGATGAATGCAG ggcaaataaaaatattgtattgGCTACTGTAAAGCATGGAGGACATCTTGCATTCTTTGAAGGGATAACTGCAGCTGGCTTGTG GTGGGTAAGGGCCGTTGATGAGTTTTGTAGGGTTATGCACTCTAGCCAATATATGCATGTAAAAAAGAAG AATCCTATTGCACAGTCGAAATTGTCTTCAATCGATCAAGGTCCATTTGTGAATGTTGCTGCTGACGGGATGGTGGCTGCAATGGGACATGAACAAATGAGAGATGACAAGGTTGAAGAATTATCTGAATCTCAGAAAAATCATCATGGAAAAGCTGAAATACTTCCAGATGTAGAACAACATGAGCAGTTGACACAACCGAAGCCGGATTCTATGGCTGACACCGCACAAACTTCAAGTCAAGCTACCAGCAATCAGGATGCCAAAACTCTGGATGTACTTGCTCCTGTTAAAAGATGCTTGGATCTACTGTCTCAGCAGAACAGATGCTCAGTATGGCTGCTCGCTTATATCGCCATAGTTACAAGTTGGCCATTGTTAGGCTCTGCTTTTAACATTGTCTTTAGGAAGAAGCTGAGAAATGTCTCTCCTTCTGCCTTGCTCAGAAGATAA
- the LOC107408849 gene encoding uncharacterized protein LOC107408849 isoform X3 translates to MAGICRRRGSQALISKLVFSISLEDLLFLAIEDGYTCCSIRELFHASDGGTIALDWLSSSDVSGAFHMNNVISKDDTTPIMVVIPGLTSDSASAYIKHLAFNTAKSGWNVVVTNHRGLGGVSITSDCFYNAGWTEDTRVIINHLHDEYPKAPLFLVGTSIGANILVKYLGEDGDDIPIAAAVAVCSPWDLLIGDRFICRRLVQKLYDRALTIGLQGYAQLHEPRYTRLANWEGIKKSRSIRDFDHHATCLVGKFETVDTYYRHCSSTNYVGNVSVPLLCISALDDPVCTREAIPWDECRANKNIVLATVKHGGHLAFFEGITAAGLWWVRAVDEFCRVMHSSQYMHVKKKNPIAQSKLSSIDQGPFVNVAADGMVAAMGHEQMRDDKVEELSESQKNHHGKAEILPDVEQHEQLTQPKPDSMADTAQTSSQATSNQDAKTLDVLAPVKRCLDLLSQQNRCSVWLLAYIAIVTSWPLLGSAFNIVFRKKLRNVSPSALLRR, encoded by the exons ATGGCAG GTATTTGCCGACGCCGTGGATCTCAAGCCCTCATTTCCAAACTTGTTTTCTCAATTTCTTTGGAAGACCTCCTGTTTTTAGCTATAGAAG ATGGTTATACTTGTTGCTCTATCAGAGAACTCTTCCACGCTTCTGATGGTGGCACTATTGCCTTGGATTGGCTAAGTAGTTCTGATG TTTCTGGTGCTTTTCACATGAACAATGTTATTTCCAAGGATGACACAACACCTATTATGGTGGTGATCCCTGGTTTAACCAGTGATTCTGCATCAGCT TATATAAAGCACCTTGCCTTTAATACAGCAAAAAGTGGGTGGAATGTGGTTGTCACCAACCACAGAGGACTTGGTGGTGTTTCAATTACT TCTGATTGCTTTTATAATGCTGGATGGACAGAGGATACAAGGGTAATTATAAATCACCTCCATGATGAATACCCCAAGGCTCCTTTATTTCTTGTTGGAACTAGTATTGGTGCCAATATTTTG gTAAAATATCTTGGGgaggatggagatgatattcctATTGCTGCAGCTGTGGCTGTCTGCTCTCCTTGGGACCTTTTG ATTGGTGATAGATTTATATGCCGTAGACTGGTGCAAAAGTTATATGACAGAGCTCTTACAATAGGTCTTCAAGGCTATGCTCAATT ACATGAGCCTCGATATACTCGCCTTGCTAATTGGGAAGGCATAAAAAAG TCACGTTCTATTCGAGATTTTGACCACCATGCTACCTGCcttgttggaaaatttgag ACCGTCGACACATACTACAGGCACTGTAGCAGTACTAATTATGTGGGAAATGTGTCGGTCCCACTTCTCTGCATCAGTGCTTTGGATGATCCAGTGTGTACTAGGGAAGCCATTCCATGGGATGAATGCAG ggcaaataaaaatattgtattgGCTACTGTAAAGCATGGAGGACATCTTGCATTCTTTGAAGGGATAACTGCAGCTGGCTTGTG GTGGGTAAGGGCCGTTGATGAGTTTTGTAGGGTTATGCACTCTAGCCAATATATGCATGTAAAAAAGAAG AATCCTATTGCACAGTCGAAATTGTCTTCAATCGATCAAGGTCCATTTGTGAATGTTGCTGCTGACGGGATGGTGGCTGCAATGGGACATGAACAAATGAGAGATGACAAGGTTGAAGAATTATCTGAATCTCAGAAAAATCATCATGGAAAAGCTGAAATACTTCCAGATGTAGAACAACATGAGCAGTTGACACAACCGAAGCCGGATTCTATGGCTGACACCGCACAAACTTCAAGTCAAGCTACCAGCAATCAGGATGCCAAAACTCTGGATGTACTTGCTCCTGTTAAAAGATGCTTGGATCTACTGTCTCAGCAGAACAGATGCTCAGTATGGCTGCTCGCTTATATCGCCATAGTTACAAGTTGGCCATTGTTAGGCTCTGCTTTTAACATTGTCTTTAGGAAGAAGCTGAGAAATGTCTCTCCTTCTGCCTTGCTCAGAAGATAA
- the LOC107408849 gene encoding uncharacterized protein LOC107408849 isoform X1: MDFSENRNESSSNPYGLLLHSLSLIPISHYVIGFLVVFFVFLYNFLEFHFFENLRTGLRGFPVVFTYNSSSDIYNAVVSKCRVLNGRYLPTPWISSPHFQTCFLNFFGRPPVFSYRRELFHASDGGTIALDWLSSSDVSGAFHMNNVISKDDTTPIMVVIPGLTSDSASAYIKHLAFNTAKSGWNVVVTNHRGLGGVSITSDCFYNAGWTEDTRVIINHLHDEYPKAPLFLVGTSIGANILVKYLGEDGDDIPIAAAVAVCSPWDLLIGDRFICRRLVQKLYDRALTIGLQGYAQLHEPRYTRLANWEGIKKSRSIRDFDHHATCLVGKFETVDTYYRHCSSTNYVGNVSVPLLCISALDDPVCTREAIPWDECRANKNIVLATVKHGGHLAFFEGITAAGLWWVRAVDEFCRVMHSSQYMHVKKKNPIAQSKLSSIDQGPFVNVAADGMVAAMGHEQMRDDKVEELSESQKNHHGKAEILPDVEQHEQLTQPKPDSMADTAQTSSQATSNQDAKTLDVLAPVKRCLDLLSQQNRCSVWLLAYIAIVTSWPLLGSAFNIVFRKKLRNVSPSALLRR; this comes from the exons ATGGATTTCTCTGAAAATCGAAATGAATCTTCTTCGAATCCATACGGCCTTCTTCTCCATTCGCTATCTCTCATTCCCATTTCGCATTACGTAATCGGCTTTCTCGTTGTTTTCTTCGTTTTTCTCTACAATTTCTTGGAATTCCATTTCTTCGAGAACCTTCGCACCGGTTTGAGAGGTTTCCCCGTCGTTTTCACCTACAATTCCTCCTCCGACATTTACAACGCCGTCGTTTCCAAGTGCCGGGTTCTTAATGGCAG GTATTTGCCGACGCCGTGGATCTCAAGCCCTCATTTCCAAACTTGTTTTCTCAATTTCTTTGGAAGACCTCCTGTTTTTAGCTATAGAAG AGAACTCTTCCACGCTTCTGATGGTGGCACTATTGCCTTGGATTGGCTAAGTAGTTCTGATG TTTCTGGTGCTTTTCACATGAACAATGTTATTTCCAAGGATGACACAACACCTATTATGGTGGTGATCCCTGGTTTAACCAGTGATTCTGCATCAGCT TATATAAAGCACCTTGCCTTTAATACAGCAAAAAGTGGGTGGAATGTGGTTGTCACCAACCACAGAGGACTTGGTGGTGTTTCAATTACT TCTGATTGCTTTTATAATGCTGGATGGACAGAGGATACAAGGGTAATTATAAATCACCTCCATGATGAATACCCCAAGGCTCCTTTATTTCTTGTTGGAACTAGTATTGGTGCCAATATTTTG gTAAAATATCTTGGGgaggatggagatgatattcctATTGCTGCAGCTGTGGCTGTCTGCTCTCCTTGGGACCTTTTG ATTGGTGATAGATTTATATGCCGTAGACTGGTGCAAAAGTTATATGACAGAGCTCTTACAATAGGTCTTCAAGGCTATGCTCAATT ACATGAGCCTCGATATACTCGCCTTGCTAATTGGGAAGGCATAAAAAAG TCACGTTCTATTCGAGATTTTGACCACCATGCTACCTGCcttgttggaaaatttgag ACCGTCGACACATACTACAGGCACTGTAGCAGTACTAATTATGTGGGAAATGTGTCGGTCCCACTTCTCTGCATCAGTGCTTTGGATGATCCAGTGTGTACTAGGGAAGCCATTCCATGGGATGAATGCAG ggcaaataaaaatattgtattgGCTACTGTAAAGCATGGAGGACATCTTGCATTCTTTGAAGGGATAACTGCAGCTGGCTTGTG GTGGGTAAGGGCCGTTGATGAGTTTTGTAGGGTTATGCACTCTAGCCAATATATGCATGTAAAAAAGAAG AATCCTATTGCACAGTCGAAATTGTCTTCAATCGATCAAGGTCCATTTGTGAATGTTGCTGCTGACGGGATGGTGGCTGCAATGGGACATGAACAAATGAGAGATGACAAGGTTGAAGAATTATCTGAATCTCAGAAAAATCATCATGGAAAAGCTGAAATACTTCCAGATGTAGAACAACATGAGCAGTTGACACAACCGAAGCCGGATTCTATGGCTGACACCGCACAAACTTCAAGTCAAGCTACCAGCAATCAGGATGCCAAAACTCTGGATGTACTTGCTCCTGTTAAAAGATGCTTGGATCTACTGTCTCAGCAGAACAGATGCTCAGTATGGCTGCTCGCTTATATCGCCATAGTTACAAGTTGGCCATTGTTAGGCTCTGCTTTTAACATTGTCTTTAGGAAGAAGCTGAGAAATGTCTCTCCTTCTGCCTTGCTCAGAAGATAA